The Cohnella abietis genome has a segment encoding these proteins:
- a CDS encoding VOC family protein encodes MAKRIHISINITDLPKALEFYRAFLGAEPTKVTQDFAKFELDVPNLNLALNVIPFETGKGVLNHLGFQVNDASEVQDFGERLERAGITPVWGNSVAKQHKVWAYDPDSNEWEVFFE; translated from the coding sequence TTGGCTAAGCGAATCCATATTTCGATCAATATAACCGATCTGCCGAAGGCGCTGGAGTTCTATCGTGCGTTCCTGGGCGCGGAGCCGACTAAAGTGACACAAGACTTCGCTAAGTTCGAGCTCGATGTTCCCAACCTGAACCTGGCGTTAAATGTTATTCCATTCGAAACCGGGAAAGGCGTATTAAATCATCTGGGTTTTCAGGTGAATGATGCGAGCGAGGTTCAGGATTTCGGAGAGCGGCTGGAGAGAGCAGGCATCACCCCCGTCTGGGGCAATAGCGTAGCGAAGCAGCACAAAGTATGGGCTTATGACCCAGATAGTAACGAGTGGGAAGTATTTTTTGAATAA
- a CDS encoding LLM class flavin-dependent oxidoreductase translates to MKKRIRFNYVEKHSPILDNPGLWKYPGSEAHRYSSLSYWTELAVKLEKACFDGLFLGDALGVYDTYGGSKDAAVREGLSLPIHDPTYLIPAIAAATKHLGLAVTCSLTYDHPYAMARRMSTLDHLTEGRLGWNIVTSNLESAARNFGLDTQIEHDTRYDRGDEFMEVCYKLWELSWEDGAVVQDADSGIFADPSKVKDIGHEGPFFRVPGIHLCDPSPQRTPVLFQAGSSKRGREFAARHAECNFLNAITPEETRHLISDIRSRAEKYGRKAEDILFFPRVVPVVGATEEEARDKLDRYFSFLSTEGTLALLSTWTGTDLFGYTADRLHAFVERKSGGNAYISDYLQRAHPGKQWTIAELARLYAFGGMGNVIVGSPEQVADRLESFIDETGADGFNIGYISRSESLTDFITLVLPILQQRGRAQTEYSEGTYREQLFDRGPYLPASHSGKKVKL, encoded by the coding sequence ATGAAGAAGAGAATTCGATTTAATTATGTGGAGAAGCACAGTCCCATTCTAGATAATCCGGGTCTTTGGAAGTATCCGGGGAGCGAGGCGCACCGCTACAGCTCACTTAGTTATTGGACAGAGCTTGCGGTTAAACTGGAGAAAGCGTGCTTCGATGGACTATTTTTGGGTGATGCGCTTGGCGTATACGATACGTACGGCGGCAGCAAGGATGCAGCCGTACGGGAAGGACTAAGCCTGCCCATTCATGATCCAACCTATCTTATCCCAGCAATAGCAGCGGCCACTAAGCATCTTGGACTTGCTGTAACATGCTCTCTTACCTACGACCATCCTTACGCAATGGCCAGGAGAATGTCCACTCTTGATCATCTGACCGAGGGGAGACTGGGCTGGAATATCGTAACTTCCAATTTGGAAAGTGCTGCCCGTAATTTCGGCTTGGATACGCAGATCGAGCACGATACTCGCTACGATCGCGGGGACGAGTTCATGGAAGTTTGTTATAAGCTTTGGGAGCTGAGCTGGGAGGATGGGGCGGTAGTTCAAGACGCTGACTCAGGCATATTTGCAGATCCAAGCAAGGTTAAGGACATCGGTCATGAAGGACCATTCTTCCGTGTACCAGGTATTCATCTATGCGATCCCTCCCCGCAGAGGACGCCCGTACTTTTCCAAGCGGGCTCTTCCAAAAGAGGCAGGGAATTCGCAGCAAGACATGCGGAATGCAATTTCTTGAATGCCATTACGCCGGAGGAAACAAGGCATTTGATCAGCGATATCAGATCACGTGCCGAGAAGTATGGGAGGAAAGCGGAGGATATTCTTTTCTTTCCGAGAGTCGTTCCGGTTGTCGGTGCTACCGAAGAGGAGGCGCGCGATAAGCTCGACCGATATTTCAGCTTTCTTAGTACGGAGGGAACGCTTGCGCTACTGTCCACCTGGACTGGAACTGACCTGTTCGGCTATACGGCCGACAGGCTTCACGCTTTCGTGGAAAGAAAGTCCGGCGGCAATGCTTATATTTCTGATTATTTGCAGAGAGCGCACCCCGGCAAGCAATGGACGATTGCTGAGCTTGCCCGCTTGTATGCGTTCGGTGGCATGGGCAACGTCATTGTCGGCTCACCAGAGCAAGTTGCTGACCGGCTAGAGTCGTTCATCGACGAAACGGGTGCGGATGGGTTCAACATCGGCTATATTAGCCGCTCGGAAAGCTTGACCGATTTCATCACCTTGGTGCTGCCTATTCTTCAGCAGAGAGGGCGCGCTCAGACCGAATATAGCGAAGGGACCTACCGGGAGCAATTGTTTGATCGTGGGCCTTATTTGCCGGCAAGTCATTCGGGGAAAAAAGTGAAGCTTTAA
- a CDS encoding ABC transporter ATP-binding protein encodes MKEIEKKLSGEEIPVSTHAPPQSVIVMREVGKSFGVGPAAVEKVDMNIREGELVSFVGPSGCGKSTLFRLIAGLSQQSEGAIEIIGEDPGLARKRNAISYVFQDATLLPWSNVWDNITLPLKLRHVSKQVQKVEAERVLELVGLQDYAKALPRQLSGGMKMRVSIARALISHPKLLLMDEPFGALDEITRQSLQNELLEIWRKSPGMTILFVTHNVFEAVFLSTRIAVMTPRPGRISRWVDVPVDYPRDERFRTTSDFGRYIDSVSSALHHGNQAKGGLG; translated from the coding sequence GTGAAAGAAATCGAAAAGAAATTATCGGGGGAAGAGATACCTGTTTCTACCCACGCTCCACCACAATCTGTAATTGTGATGCGTGAGGTTGGCAAGAGCTTCGGCGTCGGTCCGGCTGCAGTGGAAAAGGTGGATATGAACATCCGAGAAGGTGAACTGGTATCGTTCGTTGGTCCTTCCGGCTGCGGGAAATCTACCTTGTTCAGGCTCATTGCTGGACTAAGCCAGCAGAGTGAGGGAGCCATTGAAATTATTGGCGAAGATCCGGGTCTGGCTAGAAAGCGCAATGCGATTTCATATGTTTTTCAAGACGCGACGCTGCTGCCTTGGAGCAATGTTTGGGACAATATCACATTGCCGCTCAAACTGAGGCACGTTTCAAAGCAGGTCCAGAAAGTGGAGGCTGAAAGAGTTCTAGAGCTTGTAGGTCTTCAGGATTACGCAAAGGCGCTTCCACGACAGCTGTCGGGTGGCATGAAGATGCGAGTTTCTATCGCGAGGGCGCTTATCTCGCATCCTAAGCTGCTACTGATGGATGAGCCCTTCGGGGCACTTGATGAAATTACGAGGCAATCCCTTCAGAACGAACTGCTAGAAATCTGGCGTAAAAGTCCGGGGATGACCATTCTATTCGTAACGCACAACGTATTCGAAGCTGTTTTCCTGTCGACGAGGATCGCAGTTATGACACCAAGACCGGGTCGAATCTCCCGCTGGGTGGACGTTCCTGTTGATTATCCTCGTGACGAACGCTTTCGTACAACCTCTGATTTCGGCCGATACATTGATAGCGTTAGTAGCGCGTTGCATCATGGGAATCAGGCGAAGGGGGGATTGGGATGA
- a CDS encoding ABC transporter permease — MTRVKAITSRLKSGFLPPAITFVVFFGIWQIGVQLADIPPYLLPKPTDILRAATDNYSLLLSALWTTAVESLLGFALSIVIGVLGAILLATSKTIEKGVYPYAIILQTIPIVAIAPIIVIWIGAGTNAVIAITFLIGFFPMLSNTLIGLNSVDRNLTNLFHLYSANRWQTMWQLRIPAALPYVVAGLRISCTLSVIGAIVGEYIAGIGGGKGGLGFSITNAALRLQIPYLFACGLAASLLGIVVFLGVNALSRRLLSSWHESELSTEH, encoded by the coding sequence ATGACCCGAGTAAAGGCCATCACCTCCCGTTTGAAATCGGGCTTTCTGCCACCAGCCATCACCTTTGTCGTTTTTTTCGGAATATGGCAAATAGGTGTACAGCTAGCGGATATACCGCCATATCTACTGCCTAAGCCTACCGATATACTGAGAGCCGCAACAGACAATTATAGCTTGCTTCTTTCTGCTCTTTGGACGACGGCTGTGGAATCATTGCTTGGTTTTGCTCTAAGTATTGTTATTGGTGTACTAGGCGCGATTCTACTCGCTACCTCTAAGACGATTGAAAAGGGTGTGTACCCTTATGCGATTATTTTACAGACGATACCGATCGTTGCGATTGCTCCAATCATCGTAATCTGGATCGGTGCTGGTACGAATGCAGTTATAGCGATTACGTTTCTAATTGGATTTTTTCCAATGCTGTCCAACACACTGATCGGACTTAATTCAGTTGATCGGAATTTGACGAATCTGTTCCATTTGTATTCCGCCAATCGGTGGCAGACAATGTGGCAGCTGCGCATTCCCGCAGCACTTCCCTATGTCGTCGCCGGGCTTCGAATATCTTGTACACTCTCCGTTATCGGAGCGATCGTTGGAGAATATATAGCCGGAATTGGCGGAGGTAAAGGAGGATTGGGGTTTTCGATTACGAACGCTGCGCTGCGCCTGCAAATTCCTTATTTGTTCGCTTGCGGTCTTGCGGCTTCGTTGCTGGGTATCGTTGTTTTCTTAGGAGTAAACGCCTTATCAAGAAGACTGCTCAGCTCATGGCATGAATCAGAATTATCAACAGAACATTAA
- a CDS encoding YciI family protein: MSVYAVIVKFTDHSEASTYLQEHIAYLAELREKGIVLANGRLLEGWGGINLFRGSLDEVRVLVERDPFVLHGIFTYELFEWDVRWSPAVEIH, from the coding sequence ATGAGCGTATACGCAGTTATCGTAAAGTTTACTGATCATTCAGAGGCATCAACATATTTACAAGAGCATATTGCGTACTTGGCCGAATTGCGTGAGAAAGGAATCGTACTTGCTAATGGCCGATTGCTGGAAGGCTGGGGCGGTATTAACCTGTTTCGAGGTAGCTTGGATGAGGTACGTGTACTGGTCGAGCGTGATCCATTCGTACTGCACGGAATTTTTACCTACGAATTATTCGAATGGGATGTCAGGTGGTCGCCAGCTGTTGAAATTCACTAG
- a CDS encoding helix-turn-helix domain-containing protein, whose protein sequence is MTLHIQNEQLYLFSTIHYYQHRESADLNKMGLNEAVSHFLFVASGKGTIEMDETIYSVESLQLYFLPEGTALQGMLFGHHIQYYIIGFQMISLSKQGNQWIGEQSAANSGLLLAGYIELQDNTSIHPEIKNLYETNLLPNNRTHSNLILQKLLLDIHNQRAIPTEIHSDSTPKWNGIEESIHYMQANLSKKMDRDSLAAIAKLTPSSYCRSFKKAKGVAPMDYLTHIRMEQAKLLLSTGITCKQVAYRLGYVSEYYFSRVFKKMTGLPPTIYMKRDHSRIAVASRFGIHLNLESLGIEPVVVIDCYHHPGIEQEDYNRRLMSQLEELKAAQPDLIIGDYSHASFSEPFKRIASTAFLNYDLDWVVPHRKIAELVGREKEAQKVIEDLDERIAQVKQRIKAMDAPPRVVVMQIMGDHFYLQGVNNHPLNKLLYTELGLLPGKHVPKHKMRMELYPTHLPDVEADQLWIRLYSDTADVMQTLQRMQEQPHWSNIAAVRNDQAHFINNWLIMSWTPQGRSQIVDEVMAYLKIV, encoded by the coding sequence GTGACACTTCATATACAGAATGAGCAGCTCTACCTCTTCTCGACTATCCACTACTACCAGCATCGTGAAAGTGCAGATTTGAACAAAATGGGATTGAATGAAGCAGTCAGCCATTTCTTATTCGTCGCTTCAGGCAAAGGAACTATTGAGATGGATGAAACGATATATTCCGTCGAGTCTCTTCAGCTTTATTTTTTACCAGAAGGCACCGCACTACAGGGAATGCTGTTCGGACACCACATTCAGTACTATATAATCGGCTTTCAAATGATCTCGTTATCTAAACAAGGTAACCAATGGATAGGGGAGCAATCCGCCGCCAACTCTGGGCTACTTCTAGCTGGATATATCGAATTGCAAGACAATACGTCTATTCACCCTGAAATAAAAAATCTCTATGAAACGAATCTCTTACCCAATAATCGAACTCATTCTAATCTCATACTTCAGAAGCTACTCCTAGATATCCATAATCAGAGGGCAATACCTACGGAAATTCACTCAGACAGCACACCCAAATGGAATGGCATTGAGGAAAGTATTCATTACATGCAAGCTAATCTCAGCAAAAAAATGGATCGAGACTCCTTAGCCGCAATCGCTAAGTTAACGCCAAGCTCTTATTGCCGCAGCTTTAAGAAAGCCAAAGGTGTTGCGCCAATGGACTACTTAACCCACATTCGCATGGAACAGGCAAAGCTACTTCTATCCACCGGCATAACTTGTAAGCAAGTAGCCTATCGATTGGGATATGTGAGTGAGTATTATTTTAGCCGTGTGTTCAAAAAAATGACCGGATTGCCGCCAACTATCTACATGAAAAGGGATCATTCACGAATTGCAGTCGCTTCACGTTTCGGTATTCATTTGAATTTGGAGTCACTGGGTATCGAGCCCGTTGTCGTTATCGACTGTTACCATCATCCCGGAATTGAGCAGGAAGACTACAACCGCCGGCTTATGAGCCAGCTTGAAGAGCTAAAAGCAGCCCAGCCCGACCTTATTATCGGAGATTATTCTCATGCCAGCTTTTCAGAACCATTTAAACGAATTGCCTCTACGGCTTTCTTAAACTATGATCTAGACTGGGTCGTGCCCCATCGAAAAATAGCTGAATTGGTAGGGAGAGAAAAGGAAGCGCAAAAGGTTATTGAGGATTTGGACGAGAGGATAGCACAGGTAAAACAGCGGATAAAAGCTATGGATGCTCCGCCACGGGTAGTGGTCATGCAGATTATGGGTGATCATTTTTACCTGCAAGGCGTAAATAATCATCCGTTGAACAAGCTGCTATACACGGAGCTGGGATTGCTCCCAGGTAAGCATGTACCAAAGCATAAGATGAGAATGGAGCTTTACCCCACTCACCTTCCCGATGTAGAAGCAGATCAATTGTGGATCCGACTCTACTCTGATACTGCGGATGTCATGCAAACCTTGCAACGAATGCAAGAACAACCCCATTGGAGCAACATCGCCGCCGTCCGTAACGACCAAGCCCATTTCATTAACAATTGGCTCATTATGAGCTGGACCCCCCAAGGCAGGAGCCAGATTGTAGACGAGGTAATGGCATATTTGAAAATAGTGTGA
- a CDS encoding ABC transporter substrate-binding protein — protein sequence MNVQKMRLSFILSLVVAVTLVLSGCAEKSANKEETGKDGEYSVEHAMGKTVIPATPKRIVVLTNEGTEAVLSLGITPVGIVRAWGLDPTYQHLTEQLKDVQLLGDENQPNLELIASLKPDLILGNKFRQEKIYDQLSDIAPTVFSERLSGDWKLNYKVYADALNLKDKGASNLAAFDKKTADLKAELGDKASSKVSIVRFNPGGIVRIYYNDTFSGTILKQVGLLRPATQDKAEFSEDVGKERIPDMEGDVLFFFTYDDDKGGAAKAEEEWQKEELWKNLDVVKKGNVHKVYDGIWNSSGGIISANLVLDDLKKYLIG from the coding sequence ATGAACGTTCAGAAAATGCGGCTTAGTTTCATTCTAAGCTTAGTAGTTGCAGTAACTTTAGTTCTATCAGGCTGTGCTGAGAAATCAGCAAATAAAGAAGAGACAGGTAAAGATGGGGAGTACTCGGTCGAGCATGCGATGGGGAAAACAGTCATTCCAGCAACACCGAAGCGTATTGTTGTATTGACCAACGAAGGCACGGAAGCGGTATTATCTCTTGGCATTACGCCAGTTGGAATCGTTAGAGCGTGGGGTCTTGACCCGACCTATCAGCATCTGACAGAGCAATTAAAGGATGTTCAGCTTCTAGGCGACGAGAACCAACCAAACTTGGAGCTGATTGCTTCGTTAAAGCCGGATCTTATATTGGGTAACAAATTCCGTCAGGAAAAAATATATGACCAACTGTCAGACATCGCTCCAACGGTATTCTCAGAACGCTTGAGCGGAGACTGGAAATTGAACTACAAGGTTTATGCGGATGCATTGAACTTGAAAGATAAGGGCGCAAGCAATCTTGCCGCATTTGACAAAAAGACTGCGGATCTGAAAGCCGAGCTTGGCGATAAAGCGAGCTCCAAAGTGTCCATTGTCCGGTTTAACCCAGGTGGCATCGTTCGTATCTACTACAATGATACGTTCTCCGGAACTATTCTGAAGCAGGTTGGCCTGCTGCGTCCTGCTACTCAGGATAAGGCTGAGTTCTCAGAAGATGTAGGCAAGGAGCGTATTCCGGATATGGAAGGTGACGTGTTGTTCTTCTTTACCTACGATGATGATAAGGGCGGAGCAGCGAAGGCAGAAGAGGAATGGCAGAAAGAAGAACTTTGGAAAAATCTTGATGTAGTTAAGAAGGGGAATGTCCATAAAGTATATGATGGCATATGGAATTCTTCCGGAGGCATTATATCGGCCAATCTAGTATTGGATGATTTGAAAAAGTATTTGATCGGTTAA
- a CDS encoding LLM class flavin-dependent oxidoreductase: MKKRLRLNAIEMFNPTDTPGFWAHPEDDSHRYKDADYWVELAQLLEKGRFDSVLLADVLGQYDVYRQSVAPSLEHAIQAPINDPTYLIPVMSQATKHLGFTVTVSTTYEHPYALARRMSTLDHLSKGRVGWNIVTSFLTTAARNFGLEEQMSSAERYERCEEYMEVVYKLWESSWEEDAVLRNKETRVYTDPTKVHEIKHKGKYFSVPGIHLCEPSAQRTPVLFQAGTSNAGKTFASRHGECVFLNNPTIEGTREAVEDIRARAQAAGRDPNSILFLPKITVVVGSTEEEAQRKYEEGLLYSSSEGLLTMLAGWSGIDFSQYGPEKLLEFIKAGDSRSIVEFLQNNPNREWTPEDLAALYRYGATTLFVGSPEQIADKLEHFADETGVDGFSISYVTRPGSIRDFVELVVPELQRRGRVQTEYEEGTFRRKLFGGTDRLPDDHPGHSYSAAQAQSV; the protein is encoded by the coding sequence ATGAAGAAGAGACTTAGACTAAACGCGATTGAAATGTTCAACCCAACAGACACACCTGGCTTCTGGGCACATCCTGAGGATGATAGCCACCGCTACAAGGATGCTGATTATTGGGTTGAGTTGGCGCAATTGCTGGAGAAGGGTCGCTTCGACTCCGTTCTGCTTGCCGATGTGCTTGGTCAATACGATGTATATCGTCAAAGTGTGGCACCTAGTCTGGAGCATGCGATTCAAGCTCCAATTAATGATCCGACCTATCTTATTCCAGTGATGTCACAGGCAACGAAGCATCTCGGATTCACAGTGACGGTCTCGACGACCTACGAGCATCCTTATGCGTTAGCTAGACGAATGTCCACCTTGGATCATCTGTCGAAGGGAAGAGTTGGTTGGAATATCGTTACCTCGTTCTTGACAACGGCGGCCCGGAACTTCGGGCTTGAAGAACAGATGAGTAGTGCGGAAAGATATGAGCGCTGCGAGGAATATATGGAAGTCGTCTATAAGCTGTGGGAAAGTAGCTGGGAAGAAGATGCTGTGTTGCGAAATAAGGAGACTAGAGTTTACACAGACCCGACCAAGGTGCATGAAATAAAGCACAAAGGTAAGTATTTTAGTGTTCCAGGCATCCACCTCTGTGAACCTTCCGCGCAGCGGACTCCGGTACTGTTCCAAGCGGGAACTTCAAATGCTGGTAAGACGTTTGCATCTAGGCATGGGGAATGTGTATTCCTGAATAATCCTACGATTGAAGGCACGCGAGAAGCTGTGGAGGATATTCGAGCCAGAGCCCAAGCTGCCGGTCGAGACCCTAACAGCATTTTATTTCTGCCGAAAATTACAGTTGTCGTAGGCAGTACCGAGGAGGAGGCCCAGCGCAAATACGAAGAAGGTCTGCTGTATTCTAGCTCGGAAGGCTTGCTGACAATGCTGGCGGGCTGGTCTGGCATCGATTTCTCCCAATATGGTCCGGAAAAGCTGCTCGAATTCATTAAAGCGGGAGACAGCCGATCGATCGTGGAGTTTCTGCAAAATAATCCGAATCGCGAATGGACGCCGGAGGATCTGGCGGCATTATATCGCTACGGGGCAACTACGTTGTTCGTGGGATCACCGGAGCAAATTGCGGACAAGCTTGAGCATTTCGCCGATGAAACCGGAGTGGATGGGTTCAGTATTTCTTACGTTACGCGTCCGGGAAGCATTCGTGATTTCGTAGAGCTGGTTGTTCCGGAATTGCAGCGGCGCGGCCGCGTACAGACGGAATACGAGGAAGGTACCTTCCGCCGAAAACTGTTCGGAGGAACAGATCGGCTGCCCGATGATCATCCCGGCCATTCTTACTCAGCTGCACAGGCCCAATCTGTATGA
- a CDS encoding ABC transporter substrate-binding protein — MTKKTLIPLLAIILIISVVLSACGKNNASNTPAVSSPSASSPEPSESAAPSTSAEPPKEEVEIKQILDWFPQTTHGGLYAASDKGFYKEAGLNVTIEPGGPQVSATQIVASGKAQFGITGGDVLLQAREEGIPIVAVAALLQDSPAALFFHKGENIKSFEDLNGRKVTALLFAAYWQYIKSAYKLDKVQELNYTGQFANFIADKKSVVQGYITSDVASFKAQGVDVDYLEVTSSGYRPYMSVIFTTEKYAKEHPDIVKAYVEATVKGWNYYKDNAPEINPTIVANNTSQTVEGLNAEAELMKKYVYEGDAAQHSVGYMSAERWNDTASKLYKVGVLKKEADVSKVFTSEFLPKP, encoded by the coding sequence ATGACAAAAAAAACACTTATCCCATTGCTAGCCATTATACTCATTATTTCCGTTGTTTTGTCCGCTTGCGGTAAGAACAATGCTTCCAATACACCGGCTGTATCTTCGCCTTCCGCTTCTTCTCCGGAGCCATCGGAATCTGCAGCTCCATCGACAAGCGCGGAACCTCCGAAGGAAGAGGTTGAAATTAAGCAAATTCTTGATTGGTTTCCACAGACGACTCATGGCGGTCTCTACGCTGCTTCTGATAAAGGCTTCTATAAGGAAGCTGGTCTTAATGTAACAATAGAGCCAGGTGGACCACAGGTGTCAGCAACTCAGATTGTCGCTTCTGGTAAAGCTCAGTTCGGTATTACAGGCGGTGACGTTCTGCTACAAGCCCGCGAAGAGGGTATACCAATCGTTGCAGTGGCCGCGCTTCTTCAAGATAGCCCCGCTGCGCTTTTCTTCCATAAGGGAGAAAACATTAAGAGCTTCGAGGACCTCAATGGACGTAAGGTAACGGCGCTGCTCTTCGCAGCATACTGGCAATATATTAAGAGTGCCTACAAGCTCGACAAAGTTCAGGAACTGAACTATACCGGTCAATTTGCCAATTTTATCGCAGATAAGAAATCGGTAGTTCAAGGTTATATAACAAGTGACGTGGCCTCGTTCAAAGCGCAAGGCGTAGATGTTGATTATCTGGAAGTGACTAGCTCCGGTTATCGTCCTTACATGAGCGTTATTTTTACAACTGAGAAATATGCCAAGGAGCATCCGGATATTGTTAAGGCGTACGTTGAAGCGACGGTTAAGGGTTGGAATTATTACAAGGACAACGCGCCTGAGATTAATCCGACAATTGTCGCAAACAACACGAGCCAGACGGTTGAAGGTCTGAACGCAGAGGCTGAACTTATGAAAAAGTATGTATACGAGGGCGATGCAGCTCAGCATAGCGTAGGCTACATGTCGGCGGAGCGCTGGAACGATACGGCTAGCAAGCTGTATAAAGTAGGAGTATTGAAAAAAGAAGCAGATGTATCCAAAGTATTCACTTCAGAGTTCCTGCCAAAGCCCTAA
- a CDS encoding LLM class flavin-dependent oxidoreductase, with translation MMPKRIKLNAVEVACPMQDNPGLWAYPDNEAHRYKELSYWTELAALLERGRFDAVFIGDMLGVFDVYEGKRDIAVRDAIFFPNFDPSLLIPVMANVTKHLNFAITYSITYEHPYTLARKMTSLDHLTNGRVGWNIVASYLDSAARNFGLDEQLGHDERYDRGDEFLEVCYKLWEASWEDDAVVRDKERLIYTDPDKVHDIRHEGKYFRVPGIHLSEPSPQRTPVIFQAGTSERGRAFAGKHAECVFLNPLSPEETKQVVDDTRRRAAAEGRDPAGILFFPKLTPIVAETEEEAYAKYRSYLAYTRPEGTLALLSAWTGIDFSTYDQEELLKFIEKSKEGRTYLIDQFEKDNNWTTQKLAEFFAFGGLGALTIGTPAQIADKMEYYIDVVGVDGFNIAYITKPDSLKDFIDLVVPELQRRNRVQLEYGEGTFRETLFGQQAQLPPDHPGAGYRIRGGQPIG, from the coding sequence ATGATGCCTAAAAGAATAAAGTTGAATGCCGTTGAAGTCGCGTGTCCTATGCAGGACAACCCTGGGTTATGGGCTTATCCAGATAACGAAGCTCATCGATACAAGGAGCTAAGCTATTGGACGGAATTGGCTGCGTTGCTGGAGCGTGGGCGCTTCGATGCTGTATTCATTGGAGATATGCTCGGGGTATTCGATGTGTACGAGGGCAAACGCGATATCGCAGTTCGTGATGCGATCTTCTTCCCAAACTTCGATCCGAGCCTGCTAATTCCTGTTATGGCTAACGTAACGAAGCATCTGAACTTTGCCATTACGTATTCAATTACCTATGAGCACCCCTACACTTTAGCGAGGAAAATGACTTCGCTTGACCATCTGACGAATGGTAGAGTCGGATGGAATATCGTTGCTTCCTACTTGGACAGCGCGGCTCGAAATTTTGGGCTGGATGAGCAGCTTGGACATGATGAGCGCTATGACAGGGGAGATGAATTCCTTGAGGTGTGCTACAAGCTATGGGAAGCTAGCTGGGAGGATGATGCGGTTGTTCGGGACAAGGAGCGGTTGATCTATACCGATCCAGACAAGGTCCATGATATCCGGCATGAAGGCAAGTATTTCAGAGTGCCGGGCATCCATCTAAGCGAGCCTTCTCCACAGCGGACTCCTGTTATTTTCCAAGCGGGAACCTCGGAGCGTGGCCGGGCATTCGCCGGAAAACATGCAGAGTGCGTTTTCTTGAACCCACTGTCTCCTGAAGAAACTAAGCAGGTAGTTGATGATACTAGGAGACGCGCAGCGGCGGAGGGAAGAGACCCTGCGGGCATATTATTTTTCCCGAAGCTTACTCCCATCGTCGCAGAGACGGAGGAGGAGGCCTATGCCAAATACCGCAGCTACTTGGCATACACGAGGCCGGAAGGAACACTAGCATTGTTGTCGGCTTGGACAGGAATCGATTTCTCCACATACGATCAGGAAGAACTATTGAAATTTATCGAGAAAAGCAAGGAAGGGCGCACCTATCTAATCGATCAATTCGAGAAGGACAATAATTGGACGACGCAGAAGCTGGCGGAGTTTTTCGCATTCGGCGGGCTGGGTGCATTGACGATTGGAACACCAGCGCAGATTGCGGACAAAATGGAATATTACATCGATGTTGTCGGTGTTGACGGCTTTAATATTGCTTATATTACGAAGCCTGATAGCTTGAAGGATTTCATTGATCTGGTCGTTCCCGAACTGCAGCGGCGTAACCGAGTGCAGCTGGAATACGGGGAGGGCACGTTCCGCGAGACCTTGTTTGGACAGCAGGCTCAGCTGCCTCCGGATCATCCGGGAGCAGGATATCGTATACGAGGAGGACAACCCATTGGCTAA